One segment of Agromyces albus DNA contains the following:
- the paaZ gene encoding phenylacetic acid degradation bifunctional protein PaaZ: MTEILPSYVKGEWWAPDAAAGASASAQEVRDASTGELVARVSTEGLDLAGALEYARTVGQASLGELTFHQRAVLLKQMAVALSERKPELYELSVRSGATQQDSWVDIDGGIGVLFTYSSKGRRELPNSHVYVDGAVESLSKDGSFLGRHIYTRLPGVAVQINAFNFPVWGSLEKFAPAFLAGMPTLVKPATPTGYVAEGYVRILVESGLLPEGSLQLVSGSVPDLFDHLRLGDLVAFTGSASTAEWLRTHESVQTGGVRFTVETDSINASVLGTDAVAGTPEFDAYVKQLVVEMTSKAGQKCTAIRRAIVPDASVDDVIEAVRARIAERVVLGDPRAEGVTMGPLASKTQQEEVLRQVGKLTEAGGELVIGSTDAPTVTLAHGNASVASDGAFVAPMLLRFADATAAAVHEVEAFGPVASIIGYSSLDEASALVARGGGSLVTSVATHDPEVAMRLASGIAAYNGRVLFLDRDDARSSTGHGSPVPHLVHGGPGRAGGGEELGGIRAVLHHMQRTAVQGSPEMLTALTGVWHQGAAARSGGEHPFRKSLAELKIGDQIVSGSRAVTLEDIETFAAFTGDRFYAHMDEAAASANPFFPGRVAHGYLLVSWAAGLFVDAAPGPVLANSGLENLRFVTPVSPGDSIRVELTAKQITPRETDDYGEVRWDAVLRNQNDELVASYDVLTLVAKELEPAA; this comes from the coding sequence ATGACCGAGATCCTGCCGAGCTACGTGAAGGGCGAATGGTGGGCGCCGGATGCCGCAGCCGGCGCATCCGCATCGGCCCAAGAGGTGCGCGACGCGTCGACGGGCGAGCTCGTCGCTCGCGTGAGCACCGAGGGACTCGACCTCGCCGGAGCGCTCGAGTATGCGCGCACGGTCGGGCAGGCGAGCCTCGGCGAGCTCACGTTCCACCAGCGTGCCGTGTTGCTCAAGCAGATGGCGGTTGCGCTCTCCGAGCGCAAGCCCGAGCTCTACGAGCTCTCCGTGCGCTCGGGCGCGACGCAGCAGGACTCGTGGGTCGACATCGACGGCGGCATCGGGGTGCTCTTCACCTACTCGTCGAAGGGTCGCCGCGAGCTGCCGAACAGTCACGTCTACGTCGACGGCGCCGTCGAGAGCCTCTCGAAAGACGGCTCATTCCTCGGACGGCATATCTATACACGCCTGCCTGGCGTGGCCGTGCAGATCAACGCGTTCAACTTCCCCGTGTGGGGTTCGCTCGAGAAGTTCGCGCCCGCCTTCCTCGCGGGCATGCCGACGCTCGTGAAGCCCGCGACGCCGACGGGCTACGTCGCCGAGGGGTACGTGCGCATCCTCGTCGAGTCGGGCCTGTTGCCGGAGGGCTCCCTGCAGCTCGTCTCGGGCAGCGTGCCCGACCTCTTCGACCACTTGCGGCTCGGCGACCTCGTGGCCTTCACCGGATCCGCCTCGACGGCCGAGTGGCTGCGCACGCACGAGTCGGTGCAGACCGGCGGCGTTCGGTTCACGGTCGAGACCGACTCGATCAACGCGAGCGTGCTTGGCACCGACGCTGTCGCGGGCACTCCGGAGTTCGACGCGTACGTCAAGCAGCTCGTCGTCGAGATGACGTCGAAGGCGGGGCAGAAGTGCACGGCGATCCGTCGCGCGATCGTGCCCGACGCATCCGTCGACGACGTGATCGAAGCGGTGCGCGCCCGCATCGCCGAGCGCGTGGTGCTCGGCGACCCACGTGCCGAGGGCGTCACCATGGGCCCGCTCGCCTCGAAGACGCAGCAGGAGGAGGTGCTGCGCCAGGTCGGCAAGCTCACGGAGGCGGGTGGCGAGCTCGTCATCGGATCGACGGATGCCCCGACGGTGACGCTCGCCCATGGCAACGCGAGCGTGGCCTCCGACGGCGCCTTCGTCGCGCCCATGCTGCTGCGCTTCGCGGATGCCACGGCGGCGGCCGTGCACGAGGTCGAGGCTTTCGGACCGGTCGCGTCGATCATCGGCTACTCCTCGCTCGACGAGGCGTCCGCGCTCGTCGCGCGCGGCGGCGGCTCGCTCGTCACGAGCGTCGCGACCCACGACCCCGAGGTCGCGATGCGGCTCGCGAGCGGCATCGCCGCCTACAACGGGCGCGTGCTGTTCCTCGATCGCGATGATGCGCGATCCTCGACCGGTCACGGTTCACCTGTGCCGCACCTCGTGCACGGCGGGCCCGGGCGCGCCGGCGGCGGCGAGGAGCTCGGCGGCATCCGTGCGGTGCTCCACCACATGCAGCGAACAGCCGTGCAGGGCTCTCCCGAGATGCTCACGGCGCTCACGGGCGTGTGGCACCAGGGCGCGGCTGCGCGGTCGGGCGGCGAGCACCCGTTCCGCAAGTCGCTTGCCGAGTTGAAGATCGGCGATCAGATCGTGTCGGGATCGCGCGCCGTGACGCTCGAGGACATCGAGACGTTCGCGGCCTTCACGGGCGACAGGTTCTATGCACATATGGATGAGGCCGCGGCATCCGCGAACCCGTTCTTCCCCGGCCGTGTCGCGCACGGCTACCTGCTCGTCTCGTGGGCGGCCGGTCTCTTCGTGGATGCGGCGCCGGGCCCCGTGCTCGCGAACTCGGGCCTCGAGAACCTGCGGTTCGTGACGCCAGTGTCGCCGGGCGACTCGATCCGTGTCGAGCTCACGGCGAAGCAGATCACGCCGCGCGAGACCGACGACTACGGTGAGGTGCGCTGGGACGCGGTGCTGCGCAACCAGAACGACGAGCTCGTGGCGTCATACGACGTGCTGACGCTCGTGGCGAAGGAGCTCGAGCCGGCCGCGTAG
- a CDS encoding LLM class flavin-dependent oxidoreductase codes for MKQRIGFLSFGHWHPSPHSGTRTGGDALVQAIDLAVAAEELGIDGAFFRVHHFARQLASPFPLLAAIGARTSRIEMGTGVIDMRYENPLYMAEEAAAADLISAHAGGEGRLQLGVSRGSPETALNGSATFGYVPGDDETDADLARSKTEFFRAAIAGAGVVQANPQMTGTTGLLPIQPQSPGLPDRIWWGSGTRATAKWTAEQGMNLMSSTLLTEDTGVPFDELQAEQIQIYRDAWADAGWERTPRVSVSRSILPILTDEDRALFGEREASDSQDQVGYLDGGLARFGKSYIGEPDRIAAELAQDAAVAASDTLLVTVPNQLGVDYNARLLAAIAEHIAPAIGCGPRPTDTGGCRPHRPEWGHDPRCITSRYAHRRTPGAARTRGP; via the coding sequence GTGAAGCAACGCATCGGGTTCCTCTCGTTCGGCCACTGGCATCCGTCGCCGCATTCCGGCACTCGCACCGGCGGTGACGCGCTCGTGCAGGCGATCGACCTCGCCGTGGCAGCCGAGGAGCTCGGCATCGACGGCGCGTTCTTCCGCGTGCACCACTTCGCCCGGCAGCTCGCGAGCCCGTTCCCGCTGCTGGCGGCGATCGGCGCGCGCACGAGCCGCATCGAGATGGGCACGGGCGTGATCGACATGCGCTACGAGAACCCGCTCTACATGGCAGAGGAGGCCGCGGCTGCCGACCTCATCAGCGCGCACGCCGGCGGCGAGGGCCGGCTGCAGCTCGGCGTGAGCCGAGGCTCACCCGAGACCGCGCTGAACGGGTCGGCGACGTTCGGCTACGTGCCGGGTGACGACGAGACCGATGCCGACCTCGCGCGGTCGAAGACCGAGTTCTTCCGCGCGGCGATCGCGGGCGCCGGTGTCGTCCAGGCGAATCCGCAGATGACGGGGACGACCGGCCTGTTGCCGATCCAGCCGCAGTCCCCCGGCCTTCCCGACCGCATCTGGTGGGGCAGCGGCACGCGTGCGACCGCGAAGTGGACGGCCGAACAGGGAATGAACCTCATGAGCTCGACCCTCCTCACCGAAGACACGGGCGTGCCCTTCGACGAGCTGCAGGCCGAGCAGATCCAGATCTACCGCGATGCATGGGCGGATGCCGGGTGGGAGCGCACCCCACGCGTCTCGGTGTCGCGCAGCATCCTGCCGATCCTCACCGACGAGGACCGCGCGCTCTTCGGCGAGCGCGAGGCCTCCGACAGCCAGGACCAGGTGGGCTACCTCGACGGCGGGCTCGCCCGCTTCGGCAAGAGCTACATCGGCGAGCCCGACAGGATCGCGGCCGAACTCGCGCAGGACGCCGCCGTCGCGGCATCCGACACCCTGCTCGTCACGGTGCCGAACCAGCTCGGCGTCGACTACAACGCGCGACTGCTCGCGGCGATCGCCGAGCACATCGCGCCCGCGATCGGGTGTGGTCCCCGGCCGACTGACACAGGTGGTTGTCGGCCGCATCGACCAGAGTGGGGGCATGACCCTCGCTGCATCACCAGCCGATACGCGCACCGCCGCACTCCTGGCGCTGCGCGAACTCGTGGGCCGTGA
- a CDS encoding RecQ family ATP-dependent DNA helicase, with amino-acid sequence MTLAASPADTRTAALLALRELVGRDDAAFHDGQYEAIDSLVEGRRRALVVQRTGWGKSAVYFVATLLLRRQGAGPTVLVSPLLALMRDQIAAAERAGVRAVAINSTNPHEWAEVQQQLDRDEVDVLLVSPERLNNPAFREQQLPALVRRIGMLVVDEAHCISDWGHDFRPDYRRLRDLIAQMPAEVPVLATTATANSRVVADVAEQLGTAAPDGDAGTEPGEGVVTIRGPLARTSLRLGVLRLPDSPSRLAWLLSHLDDLPGSGIIYTLTVAAAVDTARLLRERGHEVRAYTGQTDTDERTESEGMLKRNEVKALVATSALGMGFDKPDLGFVLHLGAPSSPVAYYQQVGRAGRASESADVLLLPGTEDPDIWHYFATASMPDQERAERVIAALSDAPLSTPALEAMVDIRRTPLELLLKVLDVDGAVKRVQGGWVSTGVPWVYDAERYRRIAAEREAEQQHMIEYEQTGGCRMEFLQRSLDDETAAPCGRCDNCAGVWYPREIAASASASAAASLDRVGVPIEPRRQWPTGADRLGVPVKGRIDPTEQASEGRALARLTDLGWGGTLRELFAPGTPDGPVPPHVLGACVRVLADWGWAERPVAVVSMPSRSRPELVDSLARGLAEVGRLPYLGALAYSSGGPTGQPGGNSAFRLAGLWDRVSAEGLDVPSGGVLLVDDQADSRWTLTVAAHSLRKAGATDVLPFVLALRS; translated from the coding sequence ATGACCCTCGCTGCATCACCAGCCGATACGCGCACCGCCGCACTCCTGGCGCTGCGCGAACTCGTGGGCCGTGACGACGCCGCGTTCCATGACGGCCAGTACGAGGCGATCGACTCGCTCGTCGAAGGGCGTCGCCGAGCGCTCGTGGTGCAGCGCACCGGTTGGGGCAAGTCCGCGGTCTACTTCGTCGCGACCCTGCTGCTGCGCCGGCAGGGCGCCGGGCCGACCGTGCTCGTCTCGCCCCTGCTCGCGCTCATGCGCGACCAGATCGCCGCCGCCGAACGCGCCGGCGTGCGAGCAGTGGCCATCAACTCGACGAATCCGCACGAGTGGGCCGAAGTGCAGCAGCAACTCGATCGCGACGAGGTCGATGTGCTCCTCGTCTCGCCCGAGCGACTGAACAACCCCGCCTTCCGCGAACAGCAGCTGCCAGCGCTCGTGCGCCGCATCGGCATGCTCGTCGTCGACGAGGCGCACTGCATCAGCGACTGGGGCCATGACTTCCGGCCCGACTACCGGCGGCTGCGCGACCTCATCGCGCAGATGCCCGCCGAGGTGCCCGTGCTCGCCACGACGGCGACCGCCAACAGCAGGGTCGTCGCGGATGTCGCCGAGCAACTCGGCACCGCCGCCCCAGACGGCGATGCCGGCACTGAGCCGGGCGAAGGCGTCGTGACGATCCGCGGGCCGCTCGCTCGCACCTCCCTGCGGCTCGGCGTGCTGCGGCTGCCCGACTCGCCGAGCCGATTGGCGTGGCTCCTCAGCCACCTCGACGACCTCCCCGGTTCCGGCATCATCTATACGCTCACGGTCGCGGCGGCCGTCGACACCGCCCGACTGCTGCGCGAGCGCGGCCACGAGGTGCGCGCCTACACGGGGCAGACCGACACCGACGAGCGCACCGAGTCCGAGGGCATGCTGAAGCGCAACGAGGTGAAGGCGCTCGTCGCGACGAGCGCGCTCGGCATGGGCTTCGACAAGCCAGACCTCGGGTTCGTGCTCCACTTGGGAGCGCCCTCGTCGCCCGTCGCCTACTACCAGCAGGTCGGCCGCGCCGGCCGCGCCAGCGAGAGCGCCGACGTGCTGCTCCTGCCCGGCACCGAAGACCCCGACATCTGGCACTACTTCGCGACCGCCTCGATGCCCGATCAAGAGCGCGCCGAGCGCGTCATCGCGGCGCTCTCCGACGCGCCGCTCTCGACGCCGGCGCTCGAAGCGATGGTCGACATCCGCCGCACGCCGCTCGAACTGCTCCTGAAGGTGCTCGACGTCGACGGTGCCGTGAAGCGAGTGCAGGGCGGCTGGGTCTCCACCGGGGTTCCGTGGGTCTACGACGCGGAGCGCTACCGGCGCATCGCCGCCGAGCGCGAAGCCGAACAGCAGCACATGATCGAGTACGAGCAGACCGGCGGATGCCGCATGGAGTTCCTCCAGCGCTCCCTCGACGATGAGACGGCAGCGCCCTGCGGCCGTTGCGACAATTGCGCGGGCGTCTGGTACCCCCGCGAGATCGCGGCATCCGCGAGCGCGTCGGCCGCCGCGTCGCTCGACCGCGTCGGCGTGCCGATCGAACCGCGCCGCCAGTGGCCGACCGGTGCCGACCGGCTCGGCGTTCCGGTGAAGGGCCGCATCGATCCCACCGAGCAAGCGAGCGAGGGGCGAGCGCTCGCCCGCCTCACCGACCTCGGCTGGGGCGGCACGCTGCGCGAGCTGTTCGCGCCGGGAACCCCCGACGGCCCCGTGCCACCGCACGTGCTCGGCGCGTGCGTCCGGGTGCTCGCCGACTGGGGCTGGGCTGAGCGCCCCGTCGCGGTCGTCTCGATGCCGTCGCGCTCGCGACCTGAGCTCGTCGACTCACTCGCGAGGGGCCTCGCGGAGGTCGGGCGCCTCCCCTATCTCGGCGCGCTCGCCTACTCCAGCGGCGGCCCCACCGGCCAGCCCGGCGGCAACAGCGCCTTCCGTCTCGCGGGACTCTGGGATCGCGTCAGCGCCGAGGGCCTCGACGTGCCCTCGGGCGGGGTCCTGCTCGTCGACGACCAGGCCGACAGCCGGTGGACCCTCACCGTCGCCGCCCACTCCCTGCGCAAGGCCGGCGCGACCGACGTGCTCCCCTTCGTGCTCGCGCTCCGCAGCTGA
- a CDS encoding 3-hydroxyacyl-CoA dehydrogenase family protein produces MPGVPGDVGVLGGGRMGAGIAHAFLVAGSRVTVVERDADAASAAVGRVRESVEASIARGTIDESSAVVASRFATSTEVADFARCALVIEAVPEDLELKIDALTRVEFVLGPHAALASNTSSISIDQLAALLDRPGRFLGMHFFNPVPASTLVEIVRGEATDGTLVAEAREWVHAIGKTPIVVADAPGFASSRLGVALGLEAIRMLEDGVASAEDIDAAMTLGYKHPLGPLRLTDIVGLDVRLGIAEYLSNSLGERFAPPALLRRMVAEGKLGRKTGEGFYLWDAP; encoded by the coding sequence GTGCCGGGCGTGCCGGGGGATGTCGGGGTGCTCGGCGGCGGACGCATGGGCGCGGGAATCGCGCACGCGTTCCTCGTCGCGGGCTCACGCGTCACGGTGGTCGAGCGCGATGCGGATGCCGCGAGTGCGGCCGTCGGTCGCGTGCGCGAGTCCGTCGAGGCATCCATCGCCCGAGGCACCATCGACGAGAGCTCGGCCGTCGTCGCCTCGCGCTTCGCCACGAGCACCGAGGTCGCCGACTTCGCGCGCTGCGCCCTCGTGATCGAAGCCGTGCCCGAAGACCTCGAGCTGAAGATCGACGCGCTCACTCGCGTCGAGTTCGTGCTCGGCCCCCACGCGGCGCTCGCGTCGAACACCTCATCGATCTCGATCGACCAGCTCGCCGCGCTCCTCGATCGACCCGGCCGATTCCTCGGCATGCACTTCTTCAACCCCGTGCCGGCGTCGACGCTCGTCGAGATCGTGCGCGGCGAGGCGACCGACGGCACCCTCGTCGCCGAGGCGCGCGAATGGGTGCACGCGATCGGCAAGACCCCGATCGTCGTCGCGGATGCCCCCGGCTTCGCGTCGAGCCGCCTGGGCGTCGCGCTCGGGCTCGAGGCGATCCGGATGCTCGAAGACGGTGTCGCGAGCGCGGAGGACATCGACGCGGCGATGACGCTCGGCTACAAGCATCCGCTCGGCCCGCTGCGCCTCACCGACATCGTGGGGCTCGACGTGCGCCTCGGCATCGCCGAGTACCTCTCGAACTCGCTCGGTGAGCGCTTCGCGCCGCCCGCGCTGCTGCGCCGGATGGTCGCCGAGGGCAAGCTCGGCCGCAAGACCGGCGAGGGCTTCTACCTGTGGGACGCGCCGTGA
- a CDS encoding enoyl-CoA hydratase/isomerase family protein, with protein sequence MSNPAPMRRFDDPHAPILIERFDDRVVATLNRPSVRNAIDQATIDELHVLCAELEAIPRTLIVTGGGGVFASGADIAELRERRADDARAGINARAFIRVAELPMPVIAAIDGYALGGGAELAYAADIRIATSSAKIGNPETGLGIIAAAGASWRLKEIVGDARAIELLLTGRTVDAEEALAIGLVSAVHPVDELLVAAHVIADRIARNDRAATIATKRVFRAARSDHPEEDLEAQAALFESPEKYRRMSEFLERKRER encoded by the coding sequence ATGAGCAACCCGGCGCCGATGCGGCGGTTCGACGATCCCCACGCCCCGATCCTCATCGAACGGTTCGACGACCGGGTCGTCGCGACGCTCAATCGGCCCTCGGTGCGCAACGCGATCGACCAGGCGACGATCGACGAGCTGCACGTGCTGTGCGCCGAGCTCGAGGCGATCCCGCGCACCCTCATCGTGACGGGCGGCGGCGGCGTGTTCGCGTCGGGCGCCGACATCGCCGAACTCCGCGAACGGAGAGCGGATGACGCGCGCGCCGGCATCAACGCCCGCGCCTTCATTCGCGTGGCCGAACTGCCCATGCCCGTCATCGCTGCGATCGACGGCTACGCGCTCGGCGGCGGCGCCGAGCTCGCCTACGCGGCCGACATCCGCATCGCGACGTCGTCGGCGAAGATCGGCAACCCCGAGACAGGGCTCGGCATCATCGCCGCGGCCGGGGCGAGCTGGCGCCTGAAGGAGATCGTGGGCGACGCGCGCGCGATCGAGCTGCTGCTCACCGGGCGCACGGTCGACGCCGAGGAGGCGCTCGCCATCGGGCTCGTGAGCGCGGTGCATCCGGTCGACGAGCTGCTCGTCGCGGCGCACGTGATCGCCGACCGCATCGCGCGGAACGACCGCGCGGCGACGATCGCGACGAAGCGGGTGTTCCGCGCGGCGCGGTCGGATCACCCCGAAGAGGACCTCGAGGCGCAGGCCGCGCTGTTCGAGAGCCCGGAGAAGTATCGGCGCATGAGCGAGTTTCTGGAGAGGAAGCGGGAGCGGTGA
- a CDS encoding acetyl-CoA C-acyltransferase translates to MNSSKAEAYLVGGVRTPVGRYGGALASERPDDLAALVVGEVVRRAQLDLAGELGAIDEVILGAANQAGEDNRNVARMAVLLAGLPDEVPGITVNRLCASSMSAITMAAQAIRAGDSHLIVAGGVESMTRAPWVQAKPEKAWARPGATHDTSIGWRFPNPELLARDKATYSMPETAEEVARIDGITREEADAFALRSQQRALAAIAGGRFEPEIVGVQTPRGEVLVDEGPRPETTLEVLAGLRPVVPGGSVVTAGNSSALNDGASAILVASGEAVERYGLTPRARVVIGTSAGLAPEIMGLGPVPATEKALERAGIDLDEIGSIELNEAFATQSIAVMRRLGLDPALVNADGGAIALGHPLGSSGARLVVTLLGRMERERSRYGLATMCVGVGQGTALIVERVS, encoded by the coding sequence ATGAACAGCAGCAAGGCGGAGGCCTACCTCGTCGGCGGAGTGCGAACTCCGGTCGGGCGCTACGGCGGTGCGCTCGCAAGCGAGCGACCCGATGACCTCGCGGCGCTCGTCGTCGGCGAAGTGGTGCGGCGGGCGCAACTCGATCTCGCGGGCGAACTCGGCGCGATCGACGAGGTCATCCTCGGCGCCGCCAACCAGGCTGGGGAAGACAACCGCAACGTCGCACGCATGGCGGTGCTGCTCGCCGGGCTTCCCGACGAGGTGCCGGGCATCACGGTGAATCGCCTGTGCGCCTCGAGCATGTCGGCGATCACGATGGCCGCGCAGGCGATCCGCGCCGGTGACTCGCATCTCATCGTGGCCGGCGGCGTCGAGTCGATGACGCGGGCGCCGTGGGTGCAGGCGAAGCCCGAGAAGGCGTGGGCCCGGCCGGGCGCAACGCACGACACGTCGATCGGCTGGCGCTTCCCGAACCCCGAGCTGCTCGCGCGCGACAAGGCGACGTACTCCATGCCAGAGACCGCCGAGGAGGTCGCGCGCATCGACGGGATCACGCGTGAGGAGGCGGACGCGTTCGCCCTGCGCTCGCAGCAGCGCGCCCTGGCCGCCATCGCGGGCGGACGCTTCGAGCCCGAGATCGTCGGCGTGCAGACCCCGCGCGGCGAGGTGCTCGTCGACGAGGGTCCGCGTCCGGAGACGACGCTCGAGGTGCTCGCCGGACTGCGACCGGTCGTGCCGGGCGGCTCGGTGGTCACGGCGGGCAATTCGAGCGCACTGAACGACGGGGCATCCGCGATCCTCGTGGCGAGCGGCGAGGCAGTGGAGCGCTACGGGCTCACGCCTCGTGCCCGCGTGGTCATCGGCACGAGCGCGGGCCTCGCCCCCGAGATCATGGGCCTCGGGCCCGTGCCCGCCACCGAGAAGGCCCTCGAACGCGCCGGGATCGACCTCGACGAGATCGGCTCGATCGAACTCAACGAGGCGTTCGCCACCCAGTCGATCGCCGTGATGCGCCGGCTCGGGCTCGACCCCGCGCTCGTGAATGCCGACGGCGGGGCGATCGCCCTGGGGCATCCGCTCGGCTCCTCGGGCGCACGCCTCGTCGTCACGCTGCTCGGCCGCATGGAGCGCGAGAGGTCGCGCTACGGGCTCGCGACGATGTGCGTCGGCGTCGGCCAGGGCACGGCGCTCATCGTGGAGCGCGTGTCATGA
- a CDS encoding metallophosphoesterase family protein — protein MTLDRIALISDVHGNLTALEAVLADIAHRGIDRIINLGDTAGKGPRGEATVERCRQACETSIRGNWDDFLRTIGDDDPEEMVWWRDELSTESLAWLGALPLSLDLVMSGRRIRLFHASAESPHVRVHFQHTPEQFAAMFRNTEMTGDGPEPDVVGYADIHDAYVESFEGRTLFNIGSVGNPLDEPTPSYVVLEGVTDAAAPAPFGIQFVRVPYDIEAEIAVAERLRMPRRDVWATELRTAVYRGRQASSLTGG, from the coding sequence GTGACCCTCGATCGCATCGCGTTGATCTCCGATGTCCACGGCAACCTCACGGCCCTCGAGGCCGTGCTCGCCGATATCGCGCATCGCGGAATCGATCGCATCATCAATCTCGGCGACACCGCCGGCAAGGGTCCGCGCGGCGAAGCGACGGTCGAGCGCTGCCGCCAGGCGTGCGAGACGAGCATCCGCGGCAACTGGGACGACTTCCTCCGCACCATCGGCGACGACGACCCGGAAGAGATGGTGTGGTGGCGCGACGAACTCTCGACCGAATCGCTCGCTTGGCTCGGCGCGCTGCCGCTGAGCCTCGACCTCGTGATGAGCGGGCGGCGCATCCGGCTCTTCCACGCGTCCGCGGAGAGCCCGCACGTGCGTGTGCACTTCCAACACACCCCAGAGCAGTTCGCGGCCATGTTCCGCAACACCGAGATGACGGGCGACGGCCCCGAGCCCGACGTCGTCGGGTACGCAGACATCCACGACGCCTACGTCGAGTCCTTCGAGGGGCGCACGCTCTTCAACATCGGAAGCGTGGGCAACCCGCTCGACGAGCCGACGCCGTCGTACGTGGTCCTGGAAGGCGTGACGGATGCCGCGGCGCCGGCGCCGTTCGGAATCCAGTTCGTACGGGTGCCGTACGACATCGAGGCCGAAATCGCGGTCGCAGAACGGCTGCGGATGCCGCGGCGCGACGTCTGGGCAACGGAGCTGCGCACGGCGGTGTACCGCGGGAGACAGGCGTCATCTCTCACAGGTGGGTGA